Sequence from the Clostridium botulinum genome:
AAATAGTGGTGCTACTATTCTCCCTAGCCAATGAAACCATACAGGAATATTCATTGAATAAGGCATAAATTCTCCTATATGATCAAATGTCATTAATATAAGTGCTAATATTTTGATAGTAAATCCATCAATTCCTTTTTTTATATCTTCCATAAATAATTCTCCTAATCTTTTTTAATTTACTGTGTCATACAAGATATTCTTGCAATTTACTATTTAAATGTTAATTCATCATTTGTCTTTATAATTGTAAATTTATAATATTATTGTAATTTCAGTTCCATGTCCTAATTTACTATTAATTTTAATGTCTCCACCATGATTATTTATTATTTCTTTTGATATAGCCATTCCAAGCCCTGACCCCTTATGAGCTTCACCAGTATTAGTGCCTCTATAATATCTGTCAAAAATATGCTTTAAATCTTCTGTACTTATTCCATTTCCATTATCTTTTATTATTACTGTTATTCTATCTATTTTTTTTAACTCCACTTTTATTGAAACATCTTCTTTATTATGGACTACTGCATTAAAGATTAAATTGGTTAATGCTCTTTTGAAAAGTATAGTATCTACTTCCTTTTTAATAACATCTATATTACTAGTAAATTCTATATCTCTATTTTCATATCTACTATCATTTAATATATCAATTATTATGTTTCTAAGTAATAATACCAAGTTAGTGTTATGTTTATTTAAAGTTAATGCATTATTTTTTAACCTTGTAGATAAGTTAAGTTCATCTACAAGTTCTTTTATATATTTAGATTTACTATATATTATTTCTGTATAATCTTGAATTTCTTCTTTTGAAAATTCATATTCTTTATCACTAATGATTTCAGCATATCCTTGAATAGATGCTAATGGAGTTTTAATATCATGAGTAATGTTTGCAAGCCACTCTTCTCTCATTGAATCTAGTTCTTTTCGTTCTATTTCATTTCTTCTTAATACACTTGCTAAATCATTTATATTTACAAAAACATCTTTATAAATGCCTCTTTCCTTAGCGCATAAACCATAATTACCTTTAGCTAATACATCTACATTATTTACTATTTCCCCCATAGGTTTAGTTAATTTTCTACTAAATAAGTATCCAAAAATCAAAGCTATTATTGCATCTATAATAAGTGTTAAAACCACTAATATTTTAATTTGATTTATAATTGTATCCATAGAATAACTTACAGTTATTCTCTCTACTTTGTTATTGGGAAGTGCAAATATTATATTAACATGACCTATACTTAAATTCTTTTCTAACATAAAATTTACATATGATATCTCTCGATACTTATAATTGTTTACTATATCAAAAGGAGTATATTTTTTAGGTACTCCTTTTGGCATATTTATACTACTTATCTCTTCTCCATAATCATTTAAAACTTGTATCCAAGCACCGGATTTTTCTAAAAGTTCATTACCTTCTTTTGATAAAGCTAAAGTGCCCTCTTCCTCATACATATATTGTTCAAAGTTTCTTACAAATGTTTCAGGACTATCTTTTAATGCTATATTATCTTGATTTGTAGCTAATTGAAAGATATACATACCCAATATAGTTAAAATATTTATTATAACTACTAATATAACAACTGCAACAATGGTTATTATGAAATTCCCTGTAATTTTCCATTTAGTTTTCATTCTAATCTTCCTTTACAGATAATTTATAGCCAAGTCCTCTAACTGTAAGAATATATTTAGGATTAGATGAGTCCTCTTCTATTTTTTCTCTTAGCTTTCTTATATGAACCATTATTGTATTATCAAATCCAAAGTAATCTTCTCCCCATACTTTATCCCATAGCTTTTCCTTACTTATTATTTGATTTTGATTGTGAGCTAATAAAGATAAAATTTTAAGTTCCTTAGCTGTTAATTCTATTGTTTTGCCATTTTTTATTAGTTCCGCTCTGCTTTCATTTAAAACATATGGTCCAAATTTTATTATTTTCTCTTCAGTATTATTTTCATTTAAATTTTCATTATTATAATTAACTCTTCTTAAATGAGCTTTAACTCTAAATGCAACTTCTTTAGGACTAAAGGGTTTAGTTATATAATCATCTCCACCAATTGCAAAACCTAGTATTTTATCTAGTTCTTCTGTTTTAGCTGATAAAAACAAAATTGGAACATTAGATTTACTTCTTATATCTTTACATATTTCATATCCATCACCATCAGGCAACATTATATCAAGTATAACTAGCTCTGGTTTTACCCTATTAAACTCAGCTAAACCTTCCTTTAAAGTTTTAGCTGTATATACATTATTGAATCCTTCTTTTTTTAATACAGTTTCTAACAACTTCAGTATTTCAATCTCATCATCTACTATTAATATCTTATTATTCACAATATTGTCCTCTCTTTCATTTATTTTTATTGTTCGACAATTTTTTCATAATTTAATTTTACATTAATAGTAGCTATTATAAAAGAAGTTTATAATTAAAGTCGTTTACTATTTGTAAAATTCTTATATGCAACTAAAGGCAATAGAATTATTAATGATATGGATATTAATACAGCTAGCCCTCTATATAAAACTGGAATTTGATATCTAACCATTAACTGACTCATCATAACCCAATTAGGAGTTAATGCTACAAAATTAAGTATTGATTTTGATACAAAACCTTGTAATAAAAATGGGATTGCCATAATAGCACCACCTAATATAAATGGTATTGTTGCTGATTTAAATGCTGATGATAAAGTTAATCCTATTTGTGCAAATAAAAATGAACCTAAAGTAACAGATACTAAAACAATTATGTACATTTGTAATACTGTAATTTCTGATCCACTATTTCCAAAATACCATAGTTTTTTAATAGGATCATTTAAATTTTTAAATCCTTCAAACGCAAAACCTTTTAATCCAACAAGTAAAGTAAATGAAACATTAATTAATGATAATGATATTCCAGCTGCTATAGCTTTTGCTATTGTTATATATTTTTTCCCATTTTTAGTGGTATTTATTAGTCCCACCATATTAGACTCGTATTCTTTTGTATAATTTCCTGAAATTGCTATAAACATAACTAATCCTATAAGCGGAATAGTTCCTTCAATCTTATAAAATATATCTGCATATGTTTCTAGTATTTCAAAATCTCCAATTAAAATAAATCCAAATCCTAAAAGTAATGCCCAAAGCACTAGAATGCTCTTCTTACCTAATATTTTTCTTACTTCTGATTTTACTAAATTAATCATATCAATTACACCTCTTTTGAATTTTCTAAGTCAAAATAAAACATATATACATCTTCAAATCTTGCAGATGTTGGCTCTACATTTATTTCCTTTGGTTTTGTGTCTGAAACTACCCTTAAAATAGTTGAATCAGCATCACTTTGAATACTTACAACCTTGTATTTATCTTGAATTCTATTAATTTCACTTTCATCATTAACACTTATGTTATAAACCTTGTTGTTCATATCAGATAGTATTTCTCTATGAGTTCCTTTCATAAGAAGCTTACCTTTTTTTATCATTATAGTTTCTTTTGCTACTGATTCTATGTCTGATATTATGTGAGTTGAAAGTATTATCACCTTATCTCTTGATATTTTAGCTATTAGATTTCTAAATCTAGTTCTTTCTTGTGGGTCAAGACCTGCTGTTGGTTCATCTAGAACTATTATCTTAGGATCATTTAATAAAACTTGGGCGATACCTACCCTTCTTTTCATTCCACCTGAAAATTTTCCTATTGCTTTATTTCTAACATCATAAAGACCAACTAATTCTAATAATTCATCAACCTTAGAATTTAAACTTTTACCATTCATTCCTTTTAATGCACCAACATATTGTAAAAATTGTTTTGCAGTAAAGTTCTTGTATACTCCAAATTCTTGTGGAAGATATCCTATAAGGTTTCTATACTTATCATCCATATTAAATATATCCTCACCGTTATACAATATCTCGCCTTTGTCTGGTTTTATAAGTGTAGTTATTTGTTTCATTAAAGTTGTTTTTCCTGCTCCATTCGGTCCTAATAATCCATAAACACCATTTTCTAATGTAACTGTAATACCATCATTTGCTCTTTTTCTACCATATATCTTTGTTAAATCTTTTATTTCTAATTTATTCATTATTAATTCCTCCAATTATCTATTAATGTATTTTGTTCTGCTGATTACAAAACATAGTGCTGTTAATACTATAAAAGTTATAGCTAATATCCATTTTACTAAGGTTATAACACCAACGTCAGTTCCAAATATATTAACACTTCCAATATAGCTTCCAATCAAATTATTAAAGTTAAATATTAAATCATAGTAATTGCCGTTTGAAAATACTGAAAGTATAGCTCCTGGCATAAATTTTAGTATTGATACCACTTTACTTAGTACGATAAATACTCCAAGCATACTTATTGAACTTATAGATGACATACTTATAAATGAAAATAACATTGATGCCACAGCCCATCCCTCAAACATTAAAAATGCAATTTTAATGTTGCTTAATATGTACGTAATTATAGTTGGGTTCCCATTTAATATTGTTATATTATCAACGATTCTAAACGCTTCTAATTCTCCATTAATAGGTGCCCCT
This genomic interval carries:
- a CDS encoding ABC transporter permease; amino-acid sequence: MINLVKSEVRKILGKKSILVLWALLLGFGFILIGDFEILETYADIFYKIEGTIPLIGLVMFIAISGNYTKEYESNMVGLINTTKNGKKYITIAKAIAAGISLSLINVSFTLLVGLKGFAFEGFKNLNDPIKKLWYFGNSGSEITVLQMYIIVLVSVTLGSFLFAQIGLTLSSAFKSATIPFILGGAIMAIPFLLQGFVSKSILNFVALTPNWVMMSQLMVRYQIPVLYRGLAVLISISLIILLPLVAYKNFTNSKRL
- a CDS encoding sensor histidine kinase — its product is MKTKWKITGNFIITIVAVVILVVIINILTILGMYIFQLATNQDNIALKDSPETFVRNFEQYMYEEEGTLALSKEGNELLEKSGAWIQVLNDYGEEISSINMPKGVPKKYTPFDIVNNYKYREISYVNFMLEKNLSIGHVNIIFALPNNKVERITVSYSMDTIINQIKILVVLTLIIDAIIALIFGYLFSRKLTKPMGEIVNNVDVLAKGNYGLCAKERGIYKDVFVNINDLASVLRRNEIERKELDSMREEWLANITHDIKTPLASIQGYAEIISDKEYEFSKEEIQDYTEIIYSKSKYIKELVDELNLSTRLKNNALTLNKHNTNLVLLLRNIIIDILNDSRYENRDIEFTSNIDVIKKEVDTILFKRALTNLIFNAVVHNKEDVSIKVELKKIDRITVIIKDNGNGISTEDLKHIFDRYYRGTNTGEAHKGSGLGMAISKEIINNHGGDIKINSKLGHGTEITIIL
- a CDS encoding ABC transporter ATP-binding protein, giving the protein MNKLEIKDLTKIYGRKRANDGITVTLENGVYGLLGPNGAGKTTLMKQITTLIKPDKGEILYNGEDIFNMDDKYRNLIGYLPQEFGVYKNFTAKQFLQYVGALKGMNGKSLNSKVDELLELVGLYDVRNKAIGKFSGGMKRRVGIAQVLLNDPKIIVLDEPTAGLDPQERTRFRNLIAKISRDKVIILSTHIISDIESVAKETIMIKKGKLLMKGTHREILSDMNNKVYNISVNDESEINRIQDKYKVVSIQSDADSTILRVVSDTKPKEINVEPTSARFEDVYMFYFDLENSKEV
- a CDS encoding response regulator transcription factor, whose product is MNNKILIVDDEIEILKLLETVLKKEGFNNVYTAKTLKEGLAEFNRVKPELVILDIMLPDGDGYEICKDIRSKSNVPILFLSAKTEELDKILGFAIGGDDYITKPFSPKEVAFRVKAHLRRVNYNNENLNENNTEEKIIKFGPYVLNESRAELIKNGKTIELTAKELKILSLLAHNQNQIISKEKLWDKVWGEDYFGFDNTIMVHIRKLREKIEEDSSNPKYILTVRGLGYKLSVKED